A genomic stretch from Engraulis encrasicolus isolate BLACKSEA-1 chromosome 12, IST_EnEncr_1.0, whole genome shotgun sequence includes:
- the obi1 gene encoding ORC ubiquitin ligase 1, with amino-acid sequence MAQTCQNVTISLTLPMSCQICLGKVRQPVICCNHHVFCSLCMEVWLSKSSQCPTCRVPITPDNPCKEIIGATNEGDDPQSPSLKRRLRKTRGELLLKEYEDEIERLEQENEELRNRNRAAETQLETLLEPGAAVSVSRTQEEEEEDDDGEQRRGLDPSQMQEWAAKLRAATDLYDKVKQDLEKLREANKTLRAQNVDLVQENMRLKAEVENRSPRKYGRYTVAAMEAKLQQHERDVAHLKRALERSDQYIEELTAQRDSLQANPGTNAATGRGDSRLANPSAKAATGSTESAHSDGREESTAGCAAESFLPGDARESTPGGTPVMGDRIATMRRSLSEMEEASVRTDLVDGMPSGFHSNQGLLLTTSERLLDNDSTTTPHKLSGEVGAASVFMSSIGLSSPTTPSTAIRSLSLRSPLVQSEGRVGRGCGQGQGQGRGPLSYLRRLSFDGCGPSATPTSSEQQKPSSKNNSREMPWLTALCFKGTTSTNTSTSTTTAADSPDVGRCIGDPQASGSSEAYMDAAYQEKMSELDSLISDGEGPSGSSSISTRDCEPGTSEQTDTPGSQGSSVLGFEDGQDEGKPRKISAGMRSSSLSSSSSSSLSSLSSSASSSSLLAAQVVVQVTKRGRPSGPLTSSPSKLSRRT; translated from the exons ATGGCACAGACTTGTCAAAACGTTACCATCTCCTTAACACTGCCAATGTCTTGCCAGATTTGCCTCGGAAAG GTTCGACAGCCGGTGATCTGCTGTAACCACCATGTCTTTTGCTCCCTGTGCATGGAAGTGTGGCTGAGCAAGTCAAGTCAGTGCCCTACCTGTAGAGTTCCCATCACCCCGGATAACCCCTGCAAAGAGATCATAG GGGCGACGAATGAGGGTGACGATCCCCAAAGCCCGAGTCTGAAGAGGCGCTTGAGGAAGACCAGGGGAGAGTTGCTGCTCAAGGAGTATGAG gatgAAATCGAGAGGCTGGAGCAGGAAAACGAGGAGCTGCGAAACAGAAACCGGGCGGCTGAGACGCAACTCGAAACGCTGCTGGAGCCCGGCGCGGCCGTATCGGTGTCGCGcacccaggaggaggaggaagaggatgacgaTGGGGAACAGCGGAGGGGACTTGACCCCAGCCAGATGCAAGAGTGGGCAGCCAAACTGAGGGCCGCCACTGACCTCTACGACAAGGTCAAGCAGGACCTGGAGAAGCTCAGAGAG GCAAACAAAACCTTGCGAGCCCAGAACGTGGACCTTGTCCAGGAGAATATGCGCTTGAAGGCCGAGGTGGAGAACCGTTCTCCTCGAAA GTACGGCCGGTACACAGTGGCAGCCATGGAGGCGAAGCTGCAACAGCACGAGCGAGACGTGGCCCACCTGAAGAGGGCTCTGGAGCGGAGCGACCAGTACATCGAGGAGCTGACGGCCCAGAGGGACAGCCTGCAGGCCAACCCTGGCACAAACGCTGCCACCGGGCGAGGAGATTCACGCTTGGCCAATCCCAGTGCCAAAGCTGCCACTGGGTCCACAGAGAGTGCCCACTCTGATGGTAGGGAGGAGAGCACGGCAGGTTGCGCGGCGGAGAGCTTCCTGCCTGGTGATGCTAGGGAGAGCACTCCGGGTGGCACGCCGGTTATGGGAGATCGCATCGCCACCATGAGAAGGAGCCTGAGCGAGATGGAGGAGGCCAGCGTGCGCACCGACCTGGTGGATGGGATGCCGTCGGGTTTCCATAGCAACCAAGGCCTCCTGTTGACCACCTCTGAGAGGCTTCTGGACAATGACTCCACCACCACTCCTCATAAGCTGAGTGGAGAGGTGGGAGCTGCCAGCGTTTTTATGTCCTCCATTGGCTTGTCTAGCCCGACCACACCCTCCACGGCTATTCGCAGCCTCAGTCTGAGAAGCCCATTGGTGCAGAGCGAGGGGAGGGTGGGCCGCGGGtgtggtcaaggtcaaggtcaaggtcgtGGGCCTCTCTCGTACCTGCGTAGGTTGAGTTTCGATGGCTGCGGTCCAAGTGCAACTCCCACATCCTCCGAGCAACAAAAACCATCCTCCAAAAACAACTCGCGAGAAATGCCATGGTTGACTGCCCTGTGTTTTAAGGGAACGACCAGCAcgaacaccagcaccagcaccaccactgctGCAGATTCTCCAGACGTCGGCCGTTGTATTGGAGATCCACAAGCAAGTGGCTCCAGCGAAGCCTACATGGACGCAGCTTACCAGGAGAAGATGAGCGAGTTGGACTCTTTGATTTCTGATGGTGAAGGACCAAGTGGCTCGAGTTCTATTAGCACCAGAGATTGCGAGCCGGGCACGTCAGAGCAAACTGACACCCCTGGAAGTCAAGGCAGCTCAGTGCTGGGGTTTGAGGATGGACAGGATGAGGGCAAACCGAGAAAGATCTCTGCTGGGATGAGATCGTCGTctttatcttcatcatcatcgtcgtcgctATCGTCTTTGTCATCCTCAGCCTCGTCTTCGTCATTGCTGGCAGCCCAGGTGGTTGTCCAGGTGACCAAACGTGGTCGTCCAAGTGGCCCACTGACCTCCAGTCCCTCAAAACTGTCCAGGCGTACCTGA
- the pou4f1 gene encoding POU domain, class 4, transcription factor 1 has translation MMSMNSKQPHFAMHPSLPEPKYTTLHSSSEAIRRACLQTPQLQSNIFASLDETLLARAEALAAVDIAVSQAKTHPFKPDATYHTMNSVPCSSTSTVPLAHHHHHHHHHPHQNLEPQDLMDHITSSSLSLMSSHDGAGGGGGGGGGGLISTSAHPHPHSHMHGLSHLSHQAAMNMNSPLTHHGLLPGHHGGGQGAPGLTNNGLPSISDSDTDPRELEAFAERFKQRRIKLGVTQADVGGALANLKIPGVGSLSQSTICRFESLTLSHNNMIALKPILQAWLEEAEGAQREKMNKPELFNGSEKKRKRTSIAAPEKRSLEAYFAVQPRPSSEKIAAIAEKLDLKKNVVRVWFCNQRQKQKRLKFSAAH, from the exons ATGATGTCCATGAACAGCAAACAGCCACATTTCGCCATGCATCCGAGCTTACCGGAGCCCAAGTATACGACCCTGCATTCCAGCTCGGAAGCGATCCGAAGAGCATGTCTCCAAACTCCACAG CTGCAGAGCAACATATTCGCAAGTCTGGATGAGACTCTGTTGGCCCGCGCCGAAGCTCTGGCGGCCGTGGACATCGCCGTGTCTCAGGCCAAGACTCACCCCTTCAAGCCGGACGCGACCTACCACACCATGAACAGCGTGCCATGCTCGTCTACCTCCACCGTGCCACTggcccaccaccatcatcaccaccaccaccatcctcaccaGAACCTGGAACCGCAGGACCTCATGGACCACATCACCTCCTCGTCGCTCAGCCTCATGTCGTCGCACGACGGGGCCGgaggcggcggtggtggcggcggcgggggACTGATCTCCACCTCGGCTCATccacatccacactcacacatgcacggctTGAGCCACCTCTCTCACCAGGCTGCTATGAACATGAATTCGCCCCTGACGCACCATGGGCTCTTACCGGGACACCACGGCGGCGGTCAGGGCGCACCGGGACTGACAAACAACGGACTGCCCTCCATCAGTGACTCGGACACAGACCCAAGGGAGCTGGAGGCGTTCGCGGAGCGTTTCAAGCAGAGGCGGATCAAGCTAGGGGTGACACAGGCGGACGTGGGTGGTGCCCTCGCTAACCTGAAAATTCCCGGTGTGGGCTCGCTTAGCCAAAGTACCATTTGCCGTTTCGAGTCGTTAACTTTGTCGCATAACAACATGATCGCGCTCAAGCCTATTCTTCAGGCGTGGCTGGAGGAGGCCGAGGGTGCCCAGAGGGAGAAAATGAACAAGCCCGAACTTTTCAATGGGAGCGAAAAGAAGCGAAAGCGGACGTCGATAGCAGCGCCAGAGAAACGGTCTTTGGAAGCTTACTTTGCCGTACAGCCCCGGCCATCATCTGAGAAGATAGCGGCCATAGCAGAAAAGTTGGACCTGAAAAAGAACGTTGTGCGGGTATGGTTTTGCAaccaaagacaaaaacaaaagcgGTTGAAATTTTCGGCGGCCCACTGA